TAGAAGCTATTTTGTCCTCAGGCCAGTGAACTAAAATAACATCCATGTTTCTAATATACATTGAAAGAAGATTCCTCTCTCTGAGACATTACTACCCCAGAGTTAATCAGTTCCTCTGTATTCGTGGGGTGAGGTTTGGGGAGACTGAGCTTCTTAGAGAAGATCCCGAAAACAACCTCTAACATCCATGTACTTTACAACCACACtctgggttatatttactaaactgcgggtttgaaatagtggagatgttgcctatagcaaccaatcagattctttctatcattttgtagaatgcactaaataaatgagagctagaatctgattggctgctataggcaacacctccactttttcaaacccacagtttagtgaatatgcccctctgtctGCAAACCTCCTATCTCTACAAGGTCATAGAACCCCTTGGTGGTATATAATATCTTTATACTTTATACTAGGTTGCAGAACTCTAGAGGTAtcagacactaaggggtatatttactaaactgctggttttgaaaaagtggaggtattgcctatagcaaccaatcaaattctagttatcatttatttggtacattctacaagatgacagctagaatctgattggttactataggcaacatctctacttttttaaaaccacagtttagtaaatatacccttaagtccATAGATCTCCTGCCAGTTTCCAGGTTACTCTCCCACATTACCCAGATCTCAGCACTCCTGATCTGCACTCCAATAATATGTTCGTGCCCTATTTAACAATATTATTGGCTTGATTAGAGCTAACAGTGTTTAACATAATAAGATGAAAACGACTGAAGAGCTCTGAAGAGAAGTGATTCCTTCCAGCTAGCACTGACTAATTATTACAGAATTAATGTATTAATATCTTACTTTCATGGAAGAAAATATTTTAGCAGGTTAAACTCGCTAATTAAGTTGGCTCCTTGGCAGAACTTTAACAAGTAGATTATATAGCAAATTATAGTACATAGAATGAAGCCATAGCTATCCCACAAATTGACTGGTTCACTCACCTTTCATTAGATTGTACGTTAACCGAAGGTGAGATAACCAGAGTTGTACCTAGGCTATAGTTTGAGAACCAATCTATCGAATGAATTGGGCATTGTGCTTCATATAGAGCTTGTTATACTCTAGGCAATCTattaatatatgttattttattcgTTGAGTACCCAGCATGCTCACGGATGTCATCTACAGTGCAAAAGTACATAGGAGCAGTACTAtacaccatagcaaccaatcggcaaTCAGCTTTCATTGATTGCGATTCACTGTTAGACAGTTAAAGCAAATGTGTGATTGGCTGATATGGACTATTGTAGATTCACATGGCTAGCAAATAAATCCATGTCTCTTTAACCAACAAACCCTTACTACAGAAATGAAGGTCTAGTACTCTCTAATAAAACAGACGGATTCTATCAAATAAATCTTCCTTTATAGGTAAGTACAGCTCTGATTATGCACACTCATGTGAACTTCCCTCTGGTGTGAAAagagaggggtatatttactaaactgcaggtttgaaaaagtggaggtgttgcctatagcaaccaatcagattctaactgtcattttgtagaatgcactaaataaatgataactagaatctgattggttgctataggcaacatctccactttttcaaacccgcagtttagtaaatatacctcaaagACTAGCTGCTGCCATACCATTAGTTACCAACAATGGCAACATAGGAAGGAGAGTAACCTGTTCTGCGCAACTACCACCCCCATTAAACGGTCCACTGAAAACTTTATTTAAACCAACAATGTAGCATCACTtagccccactaagcactttttcccattgctGTCTGGTTGGACCAATATCTGAGGCACTAACCTCCTGTAttaaactcctattgtcctatatattgtaagcttacCTCTTTGTTTActgatgttatataaataaatgttataataataatagtttgacAGGCTCTGGGCATACTTGaattctctcccggaatgtcacaGGAGACCCCCTGGACACCCCAGAGGGCAGGCCACCGTCCTGCATTCTGCAcacctcctagtgaagtgggtgtaAGGGAGCCTTCAATGACTCTATATGTTGCAAATTatgtcatcccccccccccccccttcagaggGCAGTGGAGTAGAGTTGACAAATATGGCTCTGGGGTATAGAAGCTCTGAGCTGGGACAATGGGAAGTAAAGAGTTAGTTAACTTGAGGGACAGGGAGAGTAGAGGGTGAAGTGAAGGGTCATGGAAGGAATGTGGCACAGAGACAGGAGTGGGATGAGGCAGAGCAAAGGGCCTAGACTTGGGAACAGCTGTTGTATAATGTGGAAAGGGCTTAATATTAGTAGGTAAGTTGTCTTTATGCATTTATGTTAATATCCGCTAGTGTGTTTGCATGATGTGTTACAGGTTTTTTAGGTACTTAATGTAGGCCATAGTGTTTATGCatgaaattgtgtgtgtgtgtgtgtgtgtgtgtgtgtgcgcttaaaaatgtttttttgcatggTCTTGATTGTCCTGTAGTGCGGAAAATACCATATACACTTGTGTTTAGTCTTTATTTCACACTAAGTTACCTTTCCCTTACAAAGACTTCCTGAAATGCTTGACAAGCACAGCTGAAATGAATATATTGTGATAGCTAGATGAAAGCCCCTGCGGATGAAGCGATTGTGCGTCAGAAGGCATCAGCGCTCCATCGTTACACCACCAGCTTGCAAAGAGAAATACAATTAGCGCTCTTTCCAACATAGCCATCTAATAAAGTTGAGATTAGAATTCAATGCATACATTTTACTGTAGATGTGTAAGTAAACAATATACAGACGGAGCACTTCTCTTTGAAACGTATGTCACGATTGGGCGATTCCCCTAAACACAGATTATTCACCCATCCACTCCATTTGTATTGCTAAATGCGCCCTCTCCTCTTGTTTAACAAGCGAGCGAAACGCGTTTAAGTGTCAACGGCACCGTCAATGTGAAGTGTGACAGGCACGTAATCTCGCCCCTTAGTCACAAAGGAACGTACTCCATCTGCATATCGTAATGAGTGGTGTCAAGTAAGTGGTGGGATGAAGGAGACAACATTAATGTAGaagtaataaaaatgttaataactTTTTCCCTTGGTTTGAAAACAATCACAGTACTGTTATCATGTGTCCCAGACTATTCCTAATGAAGTATTTTTGTTGGCTATTCATTTTTACTTTGATGTTTAATGTTAGCTGTTCTCAGATGTACTATACCTGTACATGGTGCCAAATGCACTTGGCAAGTCATTCATTCGTTCGTTCGCTTCTTCATTCACTCATTCTTACCTGCTCGGTTGATCTCAATGATTTCCTCCTGAGCTAACGGGCAGGCATCTCCTGGTACACTTCTATGAGGCGACTGCATGTCTGGTTTACAGTAATTAGGTGATCCCGGTTGAGGAGCCCGCGGAATatgtttgttctttttctttGGTAGCTTCTGCTTAGCCATAGCTAGAGAGTAGTACATTCCAAAATTGTTGACAATGACTGGTACTGGCATAGCAATTGTTAGCACACCTGCCAACGCACAAAGGGCACCCACCAACATACCCGACCAAGTCACTGGGTACATGTCACCATACCCCAAAGTTGTCATGGTTACCACAGCCCACCAAAACCCTATGGGGATATTTTTGAAGTTGGTGTGGGCACTGCCAGTAATGTCACCCGGCGCGGCCCCGATCCTTTCCGCATAGTATATCATGGTGGCAAAGATTAAAACCCCAAGTGCCAAGAATATGATAAGAAGAAGAAACTCATTTGTACTGGCTCGTAGAGTGTGGCCAAGAACTCTGAGCCCAACAAAATGACGAGTGAGCTTAAAGATTCTCAGGATCCGAACGAATCGGACAACTCGAAGGAAACCTAGGACATCCTTGGCTGCTTTGGAAGACAGGCCACTCAAGCCGACCTCCAGGTAGAAGGGTAAAATAGCCACAAAGTCTATAATATTCAAGCTGCTCTTAATGAACTCCATTTTATCAGGGCAGAACAAAACACGCATGAGAAACTCAAATGTGAACCATATCACGCACATGCCTTCTACATAAGTGAGAAAAGGTTCAGTCTCCACTTCTAATATATACTCCGTCTTGGTGATGTTGTTGTGTGTGATGTTCTCAGTCTTGTTGGAGATCGAATTGAAAGCCTCGTGGGTCTCAAGGCAAAACGTTGTGATGGAGATGAGAATGAAGAACAGGGAAGCAAAGGCGATATACTGCCAAACAAACACAGAGAATacagttatacaaacaacacagaCTCAACATAAAGATATAAAACACAAAAGTTTGTAGTGGCACAGAATGTGGAACATATCAATCTACTTCTATACCCCATTCTActgtgtctaatatatatattgtatcatgTGGTCCCAAGTCACAAATTGCTTTCTGTCTCGCCACATTGGTTTTATGAACAGTATTCTTTACAATAATAGGTGGAAACCTGGcaatgtgtgtatttattttatcctatttaagacaaaatagttattttatatttagccTTTAAAGTAATGATTAATATCTCCTCTATAGTTAggtaatttgttgtttttttgttctaaATGTATTCAAAGTAGACTCAAAACCATTGGATGACAATCTCATTAATGTATTGCCATGGTGCGAAATTAATGCAGTTTCATTAAATCAGGTCACAACAGCTGGGTTTAAATTACATTCTGCCTATCAAGAAGGAGGAGAAGGCATCAGTTTTTCTAGGCTTCGGATGAGGGTACATTGTAACAGAAAGACAACACATTCCAAATGGAATCTGTCaccatttatttcatatattgcaTAGTGCCTTGTACActatgagcctgagtcattaaggtgagtAAAGCATAacaagtagtaactttgcacctggggaaaaaccatgttgcattggagggggaggtaaatttaaaatgtagggacaggtttatagttgggatagggcatgtcctagagaaactttaaatttcagtgtaaaaataaagctatcaagtatttgtgacctagatgaaaaagcagccagtatttaacgtctgtgcaaaataataaactaatttgcaccccttgcatagtaacatggtttgtcccggaggacatttactactttttttgccttactttccttaatggctcagcCCCCTTGTGTCTATAAAACAATTGTTTTCTATTGTGAACGTTTACCAACTCAGGGCCCAAGTTCAGCTCTATAATGTGCTATGCTCTCTTCTGGAGAGCTTCTAAAGAGCCAGAAGTCCTGTGTTGGGAAACATAGAGCATAGAACAGCTCAATGAGGGATCCAGGTTGGGTGGACAGGGCTGTGGCAGAACACCATTTTTATTACACATGTATATTGCACAAGACACTCTGCAATATATCAATAAAATGGGAATCAATCATTAGGTCATAGGCTGTCTTTAATTATGAATTTAAAGGTACTTTAATGCTGAAACATTTCTTTTCTTAATGGTGCCTAATGCAGGGGTGTGCATATAGTTACTATATATAGTTTTATGTTATCTCTGGGTACAGACTATGACCAAACGGAAAGTTCCCCTCCTCTTTCGCCTACTCTCTGTTATTTTTTCAGGACACCTGATTGGCCAGTCCTCCTATCATGCCATGGACCTGATGCCAAATTCTGCCAATAAGACACACTATCAAACTTAAATAGGATTGAAAGGAGGACTTTTGGTGGAGAAAAGGGGCTTTTAGAACAAAGGGGGACAGTGGCGGAACTGCCACCACGGAAGGGGGTGCAACAGCTATGGGCCTGAAGCTCTGATCGGGGATTTACTTCTGCTTATGCTCAGAAGAGGTCTCCGCTCTTACTATTGGCTCAGCCATTCACTGTTCTGCCCCTTATGGGGGCATTCAATAAACTGGTGCAAAGGGAAAAGATGGTGTAAGGCTATAGGGATCAACAAATTAAATATTTGCTCTCATTTCTGCAACtacactagaaaaatgacaggtggaatctgattggttgctctaggtaaactttttgctgtgatcatcaGAATGGCTTTCTTGTAAATTGTATGTTCTGACAGCAGGCTGAGTGATATCTTTATAGAAGCTAGATAATGTCCTACAAcatgaatattttatgtatttatttcagaatatttacattacatatacaaaacGTAGATAGAAAATAGGATTAAAGTGGCTTTAACGGCTTACCTCGATACCTAATAGTAAATAGACCAGGGGGCAAATGAATCAAGTTGCgaatttctggcgggtttgaaaggggaagatgttgcctatagcaaccaatcagaacctagctatcattttgtagaacgtactaaataattgataactagaatctgattggttgctataggcaacatctttactttttggaaactcgcagcttgatagatTTCCTCCCAGGTCTATCTTATTGTTTAGGGATAGTTTCTAACGTCATTTGAACAATGTCTGTGGGGGTGGGGGAAATAATGCAAGATGGGCAACATTTTTTTAGAAGCACCACTAACACATTAGTAAGTTTGCAGGGAGATTTGTTTACTAATGGTTATGTTAACATCTATGTGATGTTCAATACTTTcgtcaggcaagtttacaaatgaaaacTTGCCTTAtgaggggcctctgtgctctgaaagctagcaaatataatatttttttttttggctagccaataaaggtatcactcctataatacttttgtcttttttgacaagaaagtatttaacatcacatagatttttctggctaacacggaactgaaataataattttttttaaataattttttggcTACACCTCTAATTTTTACATAGTAGTTGACAATCCTAAAAATATATGAACACCTTGTCATAAAAAACAACATATCAATAAGTAAAATCCACATCAGGTGGAACTGTTTTTTTCTAGTACAAAGATATGGCAAAATTTAACAACATCACACTATAAACACTGGAACCCAATATACTATTTCAAGCATATATCTAAACATATTTGCCACTACAACTTAAGTGAACAGCAGGCTGAATACATTTCATTGACTATAGTGCATTGAAGCACTAGTACCCTGACAAAACAGTCAAAGCATGGATAATTACAGAGGTTCTTATCACTGATTATAGGACTGGTGTTTGgcgtaattttttttctttttgacacGAGGACTGTGTGAATAAAGTATGTAATCTATTCTGTCTCATTATACGTGCATTGAAAATTTCCTTCTTTGATTAGGATTAGAAACATCATGTGGAGATATTACACATGCATTTCTATATCTTTGTAGACATCATATGAATATTACAGCATGAATGTAAAAATTCCACAGTACAGCAGCAGgctataataaaaacattaatactGTACGTTACAGTTCTATACGTAATTGTATATAGTATTGTATTTACCAGAATATAACACATGATCAGTGTATTTGTACAAGattgatagagagagagagatccatggataaacattaatatgaaatagatagataaatatgagatacatatagatagatagatagatagatagagatacataAGATAGATGGATAAatcgatatgagatagatagatagatagatagatacataagatcgatgaatagatagatatgagatagacagatagatagatatgggagggatagatatgagatagatagatagacaaatatTAATGTAATGGATAACtggatagacagatatatagatagatcttCCCTTCCACCTTGAAACATGCATTCATCACTCCATTTGTCAAAAAACCATCTCTTAACCCTGCATCTCTCTCCAGCTTCTTTCTCACCATTCACTCGGTCCTTGCACCCTTACCATTGGCCGTCTGCTCTTTCCACTCCACCAAGACGGCCTTTACCAAAGTGACTAATTATCTATTCTTGGCGAAGTTGGAGGGACAATGCTCTCTGTCTCTGTTCTTTGAACTCTCTGCTACTTTCGACACAGTTGACTGTCCTCTCCTCAACTCATCCGCTCCGATGGCCTCTAATATCACCTCTATGTCTATGACTGTAATCTACCTTTCCTCCCCTGGCCTCTCTCAATTTTTTCTCTCCCATgtgtccgactgcctctctgccaacTCTCTTGGTTGGCTGGTGCTACCTTAAGTTCAACACATGCAAATGGAGCTTATCATCTTTCCGCAGCCCAGTCTAACATCCCCTCTTCCCATCTCCCTGAAGGTTGATGGTGTCTCCTTCCCCTTTGTTTCCCATGCAAACtgaaaaagaaagatagatagatagagaaatctgtccctctccaccagcATCATCCATTCTGCGTTCAAAGATGTGCTCATCACTAACATtgtcaagaaaccatctctcaccCCTCACTCTCTTGCCAGCTACTGTCTCATATCATTACTCCAATTCCTTTCCAAACTTCTTGAACAGCTCAACTACAaccatttaatacattttctccCCATTCATTCTCTCAATGACCACTTATGTTTGGGCTTCCACCCACACTACTCCACTGAGACTGCTCTCACCAAGGTGACTAATGATCTACTCTTGGCTAAGTTGAGGGGCCACTTGCTCTTACTCTTTGAACTCTCTGCCGCTTTTGACATAGCTGACCATTCTGTCTTTTTTGATACCCTTTACTTCCTTCCTCTCAGCACTGACCTTTCCTTTTTTACCTCCTACATCTCTGATcgctccttcagcatctcttttCCTGGTGCCGACTCTTCTCCTCTCCCTCTATTATTCGGTGTCCCCCAAGGGGTCTGTTCTTGGCTCattgcttttctctctttacatctcttctctggGTCAACtcattcgctcattcggcctccaatatcacctctatggaAACAACACTCTAATCCACCtttcctcctctgacctctctctcactctcttctcTCCCACatgtctgactgcctctctgtaACTTCTACTTGGATGGCTGGACCTCAAGCTATACATATGCAAAGGTGATTTTCTCATCTCCACCACCCGGTGTCACATTCCCTCCTCCCATCTCCATTAAGGTTGATGGTGTTGCCCTCTCCCAATCCCCATGCAAAGTGTCTGGGGGTCATCATTGTCTCTGCCCTCAACTTTACTTCCCACATCCAGTCCCTTACCCAATCCTGACACCTTCATGACATTGTCAAGATTTGCCCTTTCCTCTCCCTGGATGCCACCacgaccatcatccatgctcaaGTCTTCTCCTGTCTAGAGTATTACAATCTCGCCCTCTCTGCCCTGCTTGTCACACATTTGTCTCCACTACAATCTGTCCTGAATGTAGCTTTGCAGCTAATATTCCTCTCCTGACATTCCTCTTCCACTGTCCATCCCTGCAAAGCCCTCATTtggctcccctttccctccagaatacaattaAAGCTGTTTACCCTCACCTATAATGCCCTCTTAATGCCTCCCCCTTCTACCTTGTGAATTAATTCTGCTCTACTCACCCACTCTGTTCTATCAATGACCTTCACCTCTCCTCTTTAACTATCACCATCTCACACTCTCGCCTTCAGCACCTCAATGTGCTGCTCTCCCCCGTTAGAACACCATAACACCATGCCATGTCTGACTCTGGCTCACCCCCAACCTCCAATATTTCAAGTGGTCCATTAAAACTCACATTTTCACACTTGACTACCCCACTTATTTGAATTTTGTTCTGTTTCTATTTTGTTtgttgtacagcactgcagattctgtggtaccttataaataaacataatagatGAGATTGATAAATtcataggagatagatagatagatagatagattacagacatatagatatattaaatagatagatagagatacataagatcgatggatagatagatatgagatacataagaaagatggatagatagatagagatacataagaaagatggatagatagatagagatacataagaaagatagatagatagaaagaaagagaTACATAagaaagatggatagatagatatgagatagatagatagatatgggagggatagatagatagagatacataagaaagatggatggatagatagatagatacatacataagaaagatggatagatagatatagatacataagatcgatggatagatagatagagatacataagaaagatagatagatagaaagaaagagaTACATAAGAtcgatggatagatagatatgagatagatagatagatatgggagagatagatagatagatagatagagataagaaagatggatggatagatagatagagatacataagaaagatggatagatagatagagatacataagaaagatggatagatagatagagatacataagaaagatagatagatagaaagaaagagaTACATAAGAtcgatggatagatagatatgagatagatagatagatatgggagagatagatagatagatagatagagataagaaagatggatggatagatagatagagatacataagaaagatggatagatagatagagatacataagaaagatggatagatagatagagatacataagaaagatagatagatagaaagaaagagaTACATAAGAtcgatggatagatagatatgagatagatagatatgggagggatagatagatagagatacataagaaagatggatagatagatagatacatacataagaaagatggatagatagatatagatacataaGATCGATGGATAGATAtcggagagatagatagatagatattggatacatacaatatagataCATAAGAAAGATGGATAAatcaatatgagatagatataggagggatagatatgagatatatagataaatagatatgagatggatggatagatagatagatagacatgggagggatattattattattataatttatttgttaggcgccacaaggtatccgcagcgctgcacacagtactaacagtagactatacagggtgaaaccatacagaacaatgaacaaaaagtaccaatacttcagaaactccaggcagtcatatgcagtaaagatggagcagaagaacaggtatggagacaggaggggagggggccctgctcatacaagcttacatcccaagggagggtaaacagaccaggcacaagaggagccagttgaggcaagaggagagaggggaggacgagctaaagggaggagatgggggttaagtagatggttggtaggctttgaggatagatagatagatagatagatattggattCATACAATAGGTTATTAACATTTGCAATAATTTCTATCTTAGATAACACAACTACAAAGTGCACAGTGGCTACAAATTACAACTACATTGTTAGAAGTAAAGCTGGGCGGCTGACAGAGGCCAAGAATTGCATTTTAACAAATGTTTGTGAGCCCACTAATAATCATACGCGCCAAtcataggtagatagatagacatcCCATTAAAGGGATTGTTTTTGTATATATCTGCTTCCATATAAACACCCTATTCTGTCCAAATTCCCCCAAGACTCTTAGCCAATACAGCACACATGTCTATGTCATCTTGCTGCAACAATgcttaatgtatttaaaataaaacaggaacaaATGCAGACAAATAGGTCAAACAGCTTGAGCAATACCCAGGCTCATTTCTTCTGGTTTGTGACTCATAATGATAGCAAAAGATATAACAGACAGACAGCAACATAGACTGTTGGTAACACTAAAGGTGGGTTCTTTATCATGTTTCCCTTCATTGTCCTGTTTTCCTAACTATTCTCATGAATGATAAAATTCCATTCAGACTTGATCTGATACCACAGGAGAGCCGGTCAGCTGATCGTCCTTATGGGCACTTCTGTATTGTACAATGCTCATATTTGAGCAGTACTTTTAGAGACTGCAAGTCCAGGATCCAAACAGAACAGGTGCTGGACCTGTCGCTAGacctattgggcctgagtcattaaggagagcaaggcgaaaaaaggagtaaatttgctcctggacaaatctatggtacaatgccaggggtgcaaattagtttattattttgcacataagttaaatactggctgttttttcatctagcacacaaatacttgatagctttatttttacactgaaatttaaaattgatctaggacatgccctacccctactataaatctgcgaccactttttaaatttacctcccccccttacttgccttaatgaatcgggtccaTTAACCGTAACTGACATTCATGGAACTAGattgaaggagatgaatggaCAGAAACGTGATCCCTTCTTTCTATTATGAAGTATATAAATATCAATATGCAGTGTAACCACACCAGATATGAcatctctaaggggtatatttactaaactgcaggtttgaaaaagtggagatgctgcctatagcaaccaatcagattctagctgtcattttgtagaatgtactaaataaatgatagctagaatctgattggttgctataggcaacatctccactttttcaaatccgcagtttagtaaatctagccctaaatatcCTATTGCTGCAAGGTGTTGAAAGAGATAGGTACCATTTAAACAACAAACTAACTCATATATTCACTTGATAACAAAGCTGACTTTAACTAATTAAGTAACACTGTTCTATGCTGTACTGCTATATGAAAAGATTGttcattttataattatataacaaaacCTGttgaaatacaataaataaattgagGTGCGGATTTTTGTGATTTCACATCACAGTTTCTCTTCCTGTCCCCTGTATCCCGAAACAGCTTATTGCGATTATTAAGAGTTTTACGTGGGTGGGTCAATTTTATTTTGCGGGTGATATTTATTTCCATTCTGCGCGCCAAAACTGACTACATGTACATCCGTATATAGACTTTATATATTGTTGATTTGTGTCTCCTTGCGTGCGTTGAGGCTGGATGGGGGCAGAGAAGCTTAGGCCAAGTACCTGTGC
Above is a genomic segment from Mixophyes fleayi isolate aMixFle1 chromosome 11, aMixFle1.hap1, whole genome shotgun sequence containing:
- the LOC142107327 gene encoding voltage-gated potassium channel KCNC1-like isoform X7 translates to MISSVCVSSFRGRKSGNKPPSKSCLKGDMGKNEDSDKIVINVGGIRHETYRSTLKTLPGTRLSWLTEPDAFSNFDYDPKTDEFFFDRHPQVFAYILNYYRTGKLHCPADVCGPLYEEELAFWGIDETDVEACCWMNYRQHRDAEEALDSFETPEPEEEEDGDLKRLCLQEDGRKLNWWKRCQPKVWALFEDPYSSKAARYIAFASLFFILISITTFCLETHEAFNSISNKTENITHNNITKTEYILEVETEPFLTYVEGMCVIWFTFEFLMRVLFCPDKMEFIKSSLNIIDFVAILPFYLEVGLSGLSSKAAKDVLGFLRVVRFVRILRIFKLTRHFVGLRVLGHTLRASTNEFLLLIIFLALGVLIFATMIYYAERIGAAPGDITGSAHTNFKNIPIGFWWAVVTMTTLGYGDMYPVTWSGMLVGALCALAGVLTIAMPVPVIVNNFGMYYSLAMAKQKLPKKKNKHIPRAPQPGSPNYCKPDMQSPHRSVPGDACPLAQEEIIEINRAAGGVTMER
- the LOC142107327 gene encoding voltage-gated potassium channel KCNC1-like isoform X5, whose translation is MISSVCVSSFRGRKSGNKPPSKSCLKGDMGKNEDSDKIVINVGGIRHETYRSTLKTLPGTRLSWLTEPDAFSNFDYDPKTDEFFFDRHPQVFAYILNYYRTGKLHCPADVCGPLYEEELAFWGIDETDVEACCWMNYRQHRDAEEALDSFETPEPEEEEDGDLKRLCLQEDGRKLNWWKRCQPKVWALFEDPYSSKAARYIAFASLFFILISITTFCLETHEAFNSISNKTENITHNNITKTEYILEVETEPFLTYVEGMCVIWFTFEFLMRVLFCPDKMEFIKSSLNIIDFVAILPFYLEVGLSGLSSKAAKDVLGFLRVVRFVRILRIFKLTRHFVGLRVLGHTLRASTNEFLLLIIFLALGVLIFATMIYYAERIGAAPGDITGSAHTNFKNIPIGFWWAVVTMTTLGYGDMYPVTWSGMLVGALCALAGVLTIAMPVPVIVNNFGMYYSLAMAKQKLPKKKNKHIPRAPQPGSPNYCKPDMQSPHRSVPGDACPLAQEEIIEINRADSKQNGDAANAALANEDCPTIDQALSPEEKSPVTPGARERYNRDRACFLLSTGDFAHSPDGNIRKALINP
- the LOC142107327 gene encoding voltage-gated potassium channel KCNC1-like isoform X6, with product MISSVCVSSFRGRKSGNKPPSKSCLKGDMGKNEDSDKIVINVGGIRHETYRSTLKTLPGTRLSWLTEPDAFSNFDYDPKTDEFFFDRHPQVFAYILNYYRTGKLHCPADVCGPLYEEELAFWGIDETDVEACCWMNYRQHRDAEEALDSFETPEPEEEEDGDLKRLCLQEDGRKLNWWKRCQPKVWALFEDPYSSKAARYIAFASLFFILISITTFCLETHEAFNSISNKTENITHNNITKTEYILEVETEPFLTYVEGMCVIWFTFEFLMRVLFCPDKMEFIKSSLNIIDFVAILPFYLEVGLSGLSSKAAKDVLGFLRVVRFVRILRIFKLTRHFVGLRVLGHTLRASTNEFLLLIIFLALGVLIFATMIYYAERIGAAPGDITGSAHTNFKNIPIGFWWAVVTMTTLGYGDMYPVTWSGMLVGALCALAGVLTIAMPVPVIVNNFGMYYSLAMAKQKLPKKKNKHIPRAPQPGSPNYCKPDMQSPHRSVPGDACPLAQEEIIEINRADSKQNGDAANAALANEDCPTIDQALSPEEKSPVTPGARERYNRDRACFLLSTGDFAHSPDGNIRKA
- the LOC142107327 gene encoding voltage-gated potassium channel KCNC1-like isoform X4, giving the protein MISSVCVSSFRGRKSGNKPPSKSCLKGDMGKNEDSDKIVINVGGIRHETYRSTLKTLPGTRLSWLTEPDAFSNFDYDPKTDEFFFDRHPQVFAYILNYYRTGKLHCPADVCGPLYEEELAFWGIDETDVEACCWMNYRQHRDAEEALDSFETPEPEEEEDGDLKRLCLQEDGRKLNWWKRCQPKVWALFEDPYSSKAARYIAFASLFFILISITTFCLETHEAFNSISNKTENITHNNITKTEYILEVETEPFLTYVEGMCVIWFTFEFLMRVLFCPDKMEFIKSSLNIIDFVAILPFYLEVGLSGLSSKAAKDVLGFLRVVRFVRILRIFKLTRHFVGLRVLGHTLRASTNEFLLLIIFLALGVLIFATMIYYAERIGAAPGDITGSAHTNFKNIPIGFWWAVVTMTTLGYGDMYPVTWSGMLVGALCALAGVLTIAMPVPVIVNNFGMYYSLAMAKQKLPKKKNKHIPRAPQPGSPNYCKPDMQSPHRSVPGDACPLAQEEIIEINRADSKQNGDAANAALANEDCPTIDQALSPEEKSPVTPGARERYNRDRACFLLSTGDFAHSPDGNIRKAHVTDHNGPISD